A stretch of Ranitomeya variabilis isolate aRanVar5 chromosome 3, aRanVar5.hap1, whole genome shotgun sequence DNA encodes these proteins:
- the LOC143817824 gene encoding odorant receptor 131-2-like codes for MVNFTSIPRNDSATSIYTELVDAVTRTVLAAFTLLFFTFFLYIISVLLKVFFSNPHIWEKSRYILFVHMLINDTLYLALGNFLLLFTIYSVSLPVPVCFTLHTLAACSFRVTPYNLAVMSLERYVAICFPLRHLEFCTAKKARSIILVIWVIGVCPSIADLTVIMYSIKKSFLSLYVACDASLLALTPHQNVIKAIINFSSFAVVALIIAFTYIQVMLVARKIGSGGSSALKARKTVMLHACQLILCMFSFISTITENLFIKYIRYLITSNFLIFTCLPRLLSPVIYGVRDEVFRKYIKKLYLIKY; via the coding sequence ATGGTGAATTTTACATCTATCCCTAGGAATGATTCCGCAACGTCCATTTATACTGAATTGGTTGATGCCGTCACCCGAACTGTTCTTGCTGCTTTCACTCTTctattcttcaccttcttcctgtaCATCATCTCTGTTCTTCTGAAGGTCTTCTTCTCCAATCCTCACATCTGGGAGAAGTCTCGTTACATCCTCTTTGTCCACATGCTCATCAATGATACATTGTATCTGGCTCTTGGAAATTTCCTTCTATTGTTTACCATTTATTCTGTATCCCTCCCCGTGCCAGTATGTTTCACGCTACACACCTTGGCCGCTTGCTCCTTTCGAGTGACTCCATACAACCTGGCCGTCATGTCTCTAGAACGTTACGTAGCCATATGTTTCCCCTTAAGACATCTAGAGTTTTGCACGGCAAAAAAAGCTCGTTCTATAATTCTCGTAATCTGGGTCATAGGAGTTTGTCCGAGTATTGCCGACCTGACTGTGATAATGTACtcgattaaaaaaagttttttgtcaTTGTATGTGGCTTGTGATGCTTCACTATTGGCTTTAACTCCCCACCAAAATGTAATTAAGGCCATCATCAATTTCTCCAGCTTCGCCGTGGTCGCATTAATCATTGCATTTACTTACATTCAAGTAATGCTGGTTGCCAGGAAGATCGGATCTGGTGGGTCATCCGCCCTTAAAGCCAGAAAAACTGTGATGCTCCACGCCTGCCAGCTCATATTATGTATGTTCTCCTTCATCTCCACCATCACCGAGAACCTATTTATCAAATATATTAGATACTTAATCACCTCAAACTTTCTTATATTCACGTGTTTGCCAAGGCTTCTTAGTCCAGTCATTTATGGGGTAAGAGATGAAGTTTTTCGTAAATATATCAAGAAATTATACTTAATAAAATACTGA